Proteins encoded in a region of the Neisseria subflava genome:
- a CDS encoding Lrp/AsnC family transcriptional regulator: protein MPHLNLDKTDLKILQVLQENGRLSNVELSEKVALSPSPCLRRLKQLEDAGIIQKYAAQLSPVSLGLGLQAFIRVSISKAKDAREDFSESVRAWPEVLSCFALTGETDYLLHAFFTDMNAFSHFVLDTLLSHHGVQDAQSSFVLKEIKNTTALPLVHLVQD, encoded by the coding sequence ATGCCTCATCTAAACTTGGATAAAACGGATTTAAAGATTCTGCAGGTTTTGCAGGAAAATGGGCGGTTGAGCAATGTTGAGCTTTCTGAAAAAGTGGCGCTCTCCCCTTCTCCCTGTCTACGCCGTCTCAAACAGCTTGAAGATGCGGGCATCATTCAAAAATACGCCGCCCAGCTTTCTCCCGTATCTTTGGGCTTGGGTTTGCAGGCTTTTATCCGTGTATCGATTAGCAAGGCAAAAGATGCGCGTGAGGATTTTTCCGAATCCGTCCGCGCTTGGCCGGAAGTATTGAGCTGCTTTGCTTTAACGGGCGAAACCGACTATCTGCTCCATGCCTTTTTTACCGATATGAACGCGTTTTCCCATTTTGTTTTGGACACGCTACTTTCACACCACGGCGTGCAAGATGCGCAATCAAGTTTTGTGTTGAAAGAAATTAAAAACACGACTGCTCTGCCTTTGGTTCATTTGGTTCAGGATTGA
- a CDS encoding DUF1415 domain-containing protein has product MTNTTHLDTNTVSEHTKQWLEKAVIGLNLCPFAKAPHVKNLVRIVVSEARHLDGFLEDLDRELQLLGNTPASELETTLLVHPTLFPDFETFNQMLEIADDAVVENELEGIVQIAPFHPDFQFEGTEADDISNYTNRSSYPTLHLIREDSIAKAAEAFPDASAIFDRNIALLEKMGHEGWDKLDIPRCPFPHHKPSENK; this is encoded by the coding sequence ATGACAAACACCACCCATCTCGATACCAATACTGTTTCAGAACATACCAAACAATGGCTGGAAAAAGCCGTTATCGGGCTGAATCTCTGCCCTTTTGCCAAAGCGCCGCACGTTAAAAACCTGGTTCGCATCGTTGTCAGTGAAGCCCGTCATTTGGACGGTTTTCTTGAAGATTTGGATCGTGAATTGCAGCTTCTGGGCAATACGCCTGCTTCGGAATTGGAAACCACTTTACTGGTTCATCCAACGCTGTTCCCTGATTTTGAAACCTTCAACCAAATGTTGGAAATCGCCGATGATGCCGTTGTAGAAAATGAATTGGAAGGGATTGTCCAAATTGCGCCGTTCCATCCCGATTTTCAATTTGAAGGCACAGAAGCCGACGACATCAGCAACTACACCAATCGTTCGTCCTACCCGACCTTGCATCTGATTCGTGAAGACAGTATTGCCAAAGCGGCTGAAGCATTTCCCGATGCCTCGGCAATTTTTGACCGCAATATCGCGCTGCTGGAAAAAATGGGGCATGAGGGCTGGGATAAATTAGACATTCCGCGTTGTCCATTTCCGCATCACAAGCCATCTGAAAACAAATAA
- a CDS encoding YbaN family protein has protein sequence MVRYLLIFCGALSLVLGIIGIFLPLLPTTPFILLTAACWAKASPRFHNWLYHHRHFGPIIQNWENNGAVPRKAKFFAIGMMALSCLFMFWQFPERWWIGAVSSIFCSCVAVWMWLRPEA, from the coding sequence ATGGTTCGCTATTTATTGATTTTTTGCGGCGCATTGTCACTCGTCTTGGGCATTATCGGCATTTTCCTGCCATTACTGCCGACTACGCCTTTCATTTTATTGACCGCCGCCTGCTGGGCAAAAGCCTCGCCGCGCTTTCACAATTGGCTGTATCATCACCGCCATTTCGGTCCGATCATACAAAACTGGGAAAACAACGGCGCCGTGCCACGCAAGGCAAAGTTCTTCGCTATCGGCATGATGGCTCTTTCTTGCCTGTTTATGTTTTGGCAATTTCCAGAACGCTGGTGGATTGGTGCCGTATCATCAATCTTCTGTAGTTGCGTGGCTGTATGGATGTGGTTACGGCCGGAAGCATAA